DNA sequence from the Deltaproteobacteria bacterium genome:
AGCGGTGGGACGAATCTTCCTTTCAAATTCCTGGAGCAGCCGGGCATCGTTGTAATGGATGCTGACAAGCTTTGAGTGGTAGACATGCTCCTCTGCAAATGCTTGCTTTACTGAAAGTGCGACAAGTAGCGTTGTGAGAAGGATCAGCCACTGGCACAGGCTGATAGTGCCTCGGTTTCGATTCACCTTGTCTCACCTTGCCCGAATGTTTCCTGAGGTCCCACCTCGATGCCACTTCATGAAGCATCCGGGCCTGGAGTTTTCGTTACAAACAGGCCATCTATTGTCTCTTTCAATTTCGCTACCTCTTCCCTCACCTCGTCCTGGCTCACATCCTTCTGGCCAACCTTTTCGTGTAAATGAAGCACCTCAGTCTGGAGACGGCAGAGGCGCTCATTGAGGTTCGCCGTCATCTGGTTTATGCTGGCTGCCAGATCTTTGAGCTGATCTCGCTGGCGCAGCTTCATCTGCACAGTCAGATCTCCCCCGCCTATAGTGTCGATCACCCTGGCCAACCGGTACAGCGGGCCAGCAATCTTGTGAGAAACATAGAGGGTTACCGCGATGGTTGCTGCCAGGAGGCCAACTAACACCACCAGGTTGGTAATGATCATTGCCGGCAAGATGGCCTGGGCAGTCTCCTGCAGAGAAAGGTGGTGATAGCGGTAGGTGGCAGTCATGGTGATAATAAAGCTCCGCTGGAAAGGTCTGTGTATGTACACGATGCGACGTCGATAGGGAATTTGCTGTTCAGCAGCCATGGTTTCGACCTCTTGTTCGTTCGTTTCCTTAACGGCAGGATGCCGCTGTCACAATTTCACCAGGCGCTAGTGGTTGATGACAAAATGAAAGTGCACGCCTTTCACCGGCCGATTGCTGGCGGTTAACCTTAAGGCTGAGCCAGCGGCCAGTACTACAATGGCGCCATGGCGAAATTGCTTGCCAGATTAGATAACAACGCAGGCTAAAGCGTGCGGCTACCGGCTCGTTGCCGTGCCTCCTATTCCCCCTCCCGCCTGGTTGACGGTACTGGTTATCGGGTGCACTTTC
Encoded proteins:
- a CDS encoding HAMP domain-containing protein, translating into MAAEQQIPYRRRIVYIHRPFQRSFIITMTATYRYHHLSLQETAQAILPAMIITNLVVLVGLLAATIAVTLYVSHKIAGPLYRLARVIDTIGGGDLTVQMKLRQRDQLKDLAASINQMTANLNERLCRLQTEVLHLHEKVGQKDVSQDEVREEVAKLKETIDGLFVTKTPGPDAS